The following proteins are co-located in the Diaphorobacter sp. HDW4B genome:
- a CDS encoding TerC family protein — MEFLNSPDFWIGLVKIIWINIILSGDNAVVIALAARSLPPEQQKKAVMIGSGAAVVLRIVLTVVAAKLLELSFLQIIGGALLLWIGYQLLTGDEDGEGESKGKGSMMAAVRTILIADLVMSLDNVIAVAATAQGNMVLLILGLAISIPLVIFGSTLMIKLMERFPVIVTLGAALIGWVGGETIINDNLLHDYAIAHPWLHYVAAAAGAILVVAVGKFVKARNEAKAETAAA, encoded by the coding sequence ATGGAATTTCTCAATTCGCCCGATTTCTGGATCGGGCTGGTCAAGATCATCTGGATCAACATCATCCTGTCGGGCGACAACGCCGTTGTCATCGCGCTCGCAGCCCGTTCTCTTCCCCCTGAACAGCAAAAGAAAGCCGTCATGATCGGCTCTGGCGCAGCCGTGGTGCTGCGTATCGTGCTGACTGTGGTTGCGGCCAAGCTGCTGGAACTCTCGTTCCTGCAGATCATCGGCGGCGCGCTGCTGCTGTGGATCGGCTACCAACTGTTGACCGGCGATGAAGACGGCGAAGGCGAATCCAAGGGCAAGGGCAGCATGATGGCCGCCGTTCGCACCATCCTGATCGCCGATCTGGTGATGAGCCTGGACAACGTGATCGCCGTGGCCGCCACAGCGCAGGGCAACATGGTTCTGCTGATTCTGGGTCTGGCGATCAGCATTCCGCTGGTGATTTTCGGCTCCACGCTGATGATCAAGCTGATGGAGCGCTTCCCCGTCATCGTCACGCTCGGCGCCGCGCTGATCGGTTGGGTGGGCGGCGAAACCATCATCAACGACAACCTCCTGCACGACTACGCGATCGCGCATCCATGGCTGCACTATGTGGCTGCTGCCGCTGGCGCGATTCTGGTGGTGGCCGTGGGCAAGTTCGTCAAGGCACGCAACGAGGCCAAGGCCGAAACCGCTGCCGCCTGA
- a CDS encoding TerC family protein, producing the protein MELLSSSAFWIGLLEVIGINIVLSGDNAVVIALAARSLPPEQQRKAIQFGSGAAVVLRIVLTFLAAKLLQMPWLQIVGGCLLLWIGMQLLTSDDQGDSESKGSNSMMVAIRTILLADLVMSLDNVIAVAAAAQGNMVLLILGLAISIPLVIFGSTLIIKIMDRFPFIVTLGAALIGWVAGETITSDEALKGIVANYPWLPHAASVLGAVLVVAVGMLLQRRAQSRKA; encoded by the coding sequence ATGGAGTTGCTGTCTAGCTCTGCGTTCTGGATCGGGTTGCTGGAAGTCATCGGCATCAACATCGTGCTTTCGGGCGACAACGCCGTCGTGATTGCACTGGCTGCTCGCTCGCTTCCGCCGGAACAACAACGCAAGGCGATCCAGTTCGGCTCCGGTGCCGCCGTGGTGCTGCGCATCGTGCTGACCTTCCTGGCTGCCAAGCTGCTGCAAATGCCCTGGCTTCAGATCGTGGGTGGCTGTCTGTTGCTGTGGATCGGCATGCAATTGCTGACCAGCGACGATCAAGGCGACTCCGAGTCCAAGGGCTCCAACAGCATGATGGTTGCCATTCGCACCATCCTGCTCGCTGACCTGGTCATGAGCCTCGACAACGTGATCGCCGTGGCCGCCGCAGCACAAGGCAATATGGTGCTGCTGATTCTGGGTCTGGCCATCAGCATTCCGCTCGTGATCTTCGGCTCCACGCTGATCATCAAGATCATGGACCGCTTTCCCTTCATCGTCACCTTGGGTGCAGCGCTCATTGGCTGGGTCGCTGGCGAGACCATCACCAGTGACGAAGCACTCAAGGGCATTGTTGCAAACTATCCTTGGCTCCCACATGCGGCCTCCGTACTGGGGGCTGTGCTGGTCGTGGCAGTCGGGATGCTCTTGCAACGACGTGCCCAATCACGCAAGGCTTGA
- a CDS encoding Stp1/IreP family PP2C-type Ser/Thr phosphatase: MIHRTTSQYEFVAQTDAGRVRSNNEDAVGVNDINGLAILADGMGGYNAGEVASSMAVDYLNNHLSRLLQELGTDVTPTELRIALEMCINGANRSILEAALTTSEHMGMGTTLVVGMFRSDRLLLAHVGDSRCYRLRDGALQQLTRDHSWLQEQIDAGLITPQQAQASDHGNLVTRALGVETSLDIEINEYPLEPQDLYILCSDGLTDMIGDDDLAALAKAPTSLEDKAQRMIQLANAMGGRDNISVVLVQVAGQKQKNIKPGLMSRLLRSH; encoded by the coding sequence ATGATTCACCGGACCACATCCCAATACGAATTCGTTGCCCAGACGGATGCGGGCCGCGTTCGCTCGAACAACGAAGACGCGGTGGGCGTGAATGACATCAACGGACTGGCCATTCTGGCCGACGGCATGGGCGGTTACAACGCCGGTGAAGTGGCCAGCTCGATGGCCGTGGACTACCTGAACAACCATCTCTCTCGCCTGCTGCAGGAGCTGGGTACCGACGTGACGCCCACCGAGCTGCGCATCGCGCTCGAAATGTGCATCAACGGAGCCAACCGCAGCATCCTCGAAGCCGCACTGACCACGTCCGAGCACATGGGCATGGGCACCACGCTGGTCGTCGGAATGTTCCGCAGCGACCGCCTGCTGCTCGCACATGTGGGCGATTCACGCTGCTATCGCCTGCGCGATGGCGCATTGCAGCAGCTCACGCGCGATCATTCCTGGCTGCAGGAGCAGATCGACGCGGGCCTGATCACCCCTCAACAAGCCCAAGCGTCGGACCATGGCAATCTTGTCACCCGGGCCTTGGGAGTGGAAACTTCGCTGGATATAGAAATCAATGAATATCCGCTGGAGCCGCAGGACCTGTACATTCTGTGCTCGGACGGCCTCACCGACATGATCGGCGATGACGACCTGGCAGCATTGGCCAAGGCTCCGACGTCTCTCGAAGACAAAGCACAACGCATGATTCAGTTGGCCAACGCCATGGGAGGGCGCGACAACATCAGCGTCGTGTTGGTGCAAGTGGCAGGGCAAAAGCAGAAAAATATCAAACCCGGTTTGATGTCCAGACTGCTGCGCTCACATTGA
- a CDS encoding FHA domain-containing protein has translation MPKLVVSVDGVVIKEVPVTKERTTLGRRPYNDVVIDNLAVSGEHALIHLTDDAVEIEDLGSTNGTHVNGKAVKRHNLRNGDTIELGRYKIRFVDEVQGGPGAVDYEKTMLFKPGMALPKIPNSRPAPLTPMPPLQADVKVLSGAAAGRQVSLVKVVTTIGKPGVAVASITKRHHGFVLAHVEGDETPTLNGEQISQEPVSLKDGDRIEIVGTTMLFIQR, from the coding sequence ATGCCCAAGTTGGTTGTATCGGTTGACGGAGTGGTCATCAAAGAAGTGCCTGTCACCAAGGAGCGCACAACGCTTGGCCGCCGCCCGTACAACGACGTGGTGATCGACAACCTCGCCGTCAGCGGCGAGCACGCGCTCATTCACTTGACCGATGACGCGGTCGAAATCGAAGATCTGGGCAGCACCAACGGCACCCACGTCAACGGCAAAGCCGTCAAGCGCCACAATCTGCGCAACGGAGACACCATTGAACTCGGTCGCTACAAGATTCGCTTTGTCGACGAGGTCCAAGGCGGCCCAGGTGCCGTGGACTACGAAAAGACCATGCTTTTCAAGCCAGGCATGGCCCTGCCCAAGATCCCCAACTCCCGTCCAGCACCGCTCACCCCGATGCCGCCCCTGCAGGCGGATGTGAAGGTGCTCTCGGGCGCAGCCGCAGGCCGCCAGGTCTCGCTGGTCAAGGTCGTCACCACCATCGGCAAACCCGGCGTGGCCGTCGCATCCATCACCAAGCGCCACCACGGCTTTGTGCTGGCGCATGTGGAAGGCGACGAAACACCTACGCTCAACGGCGAACAGATCAGTCAGGAACCCGTCTCACTCAAGGACGGCGACCGCATCGAAATCGTCGGGACGACGATGCTGTTCATCCAGCGCTGA
- a CDS encoding prepilin-type N-terminal cleavage/methylation domain-containing protein has protein sequence MKRSIQKGFTLIELMIVVAIIGILAAVALPAYQDYTVRARITEGFNLAQPARSGLATDGVASLADFQNFTSTWNNQASSSGANSKYVQSVLFDAAGSTADGTATAHINVKFKADTVGSLGNKIDIQLYPRMRTKGSSVAAVALATAWGAGESGSLDWACVSETPTSANNANRLMGITFTAKSTNVLAKFAPAECR, from the coding sequence ATGAAGCGTTCTATCCAAAAGGGTTTCACCCTTATCGAACTGATGATCGTTGTGGCGATCATTGGTATTCTGGCTGCCGTGGCTCTGCCTGCGTACCAAGACTACACGGTGCGTGCAAGAATTACCGAAGGCTTCAATCTTGCGCAGCCTGCTCGCTCGGGCCTGGCCACGGATGGTGTCGCATCGTTGGCAGATTTCCAGAACTTCACCTCCACATGGAATAACCAAGCCTCCAGCTCTGGCGCGAACTCCAAATATGTGCAATCTGTTCTGTTTGATGCAGCCGGTAGCACCGCAGACGGCACTGCAACTGCTCATATCAATGTGAAGTTCAAGGCGGACACTGTTGGTAGCTTGGGCAACAAGATTGACATTCAACTGTATCCTCGTATGCGTACAAAGGGCTCGAGCGTGGCCGCAGTGGCTTTGGCTACAGCTTGGGGTGCTGGCGAATCTGGCTCACTCGATTGGGCATGCGTGTCGGAAACGCCGACCTCGGCCAACAATGCCAATCGTCTGATGGGTATTACATTTACCGCGAAGTCCACCAATGTGCTGGCAAAATTTGCCCCCGCCGAATGCCGTTAA
- the tfpZ gene encoding TfpX/TfpZ family type IV pilin accessory protein: protein MDMIAPSKQRMKAGLKAGLVHLSLCLIIAIGIAVVIFKIWFPYPYNEILGGSKLFWMILCIDVVVGPLLTMIIFNPQKPRGELKRDMACILIIQLVALCIGIHAVLQARPIFLAFEVDRFKVVTYADIKKDDLSPIANELHKIPWQGVRLIGSEIPDGSMLESLELSLQGYDLAYRPKAWVPYEKVSEQVRKIALPVHDLIKKRPYQKNAIEEELKKLGKSELELLWLPVTSYKSMDWVALIDKDSARPLSIVQVDGF, encoded by the coding sequence ATGGACATGATTGCACCTAGCAAACAAAGAATGAAGGCGGGATTGAAAGCAGGGCTCGTACATTTGAGTCTTTGTCTGATTATTGCCATCGGTATAGCCGTTGTTATTTTTAAAATTTGGTTTCCATATCCCTACAATGAAATATTGGGTGGGAGCAAGCTATTTTGGATGATCCTATGCATTGATGTCGTGGTGGGCCCGTTGCTGACCATGATTATTTTCAATCCTCAAAAGCCTCGTGGCGAATTGAAAAGAGACATGGCATGCATATTGATAATTCAACTAGTGGCACTTTGCATAGGCATTCATGCCGTTTTGCAGGCACGCCCCATTTTTCTTGCATTCGAGGTAGACCGATTCAAAGTAGTCACCTATGCAGACATAAAGAAGGATGATCTTTCTCCGATTGCGAATGAACTACACAAGATCCCATGGCAAGGTGTTCGCTTGATTGGCTCGGAGATTCCAGACGGATCTATGCTGGAAAGTCTGGAGCTTTCATTGCAAGGCTATGATTTGGCATATCGTCCTAAAGCTTGGGTGCCGTACGAGAAGGTCAGTGAGCAGGTCAGGAAGATAGCACTCCCTGTGCATGATTTAATCAAAAAGCGCCCATATCAAAAAAATGCCATAGAAGAAGAATTGAAAAAACTGGGCAAATCTGAATTGGAGCTTTTATGGTTGCCAGTCACAAGCTATAAATCCATGGATTGGGTTGCATTGATTGATAAAGACAGTGCAAGGCCGTTGTCTATTGTTCAAGTCGATGGTTTTTAA
- a CDS encoding sulfatase-like hydrolase/transferase: MVNAEIMISLLICALGFFWTGGFIFGVAILSEVALGLSSVLTLFDYHQIWGILSLLWEARTEFVIGFFSFVFLSILAYVYWGTRLKCMGGRSLLMLLFPIVTLQVVFSFQAGNFLYPGTEKRSELIFGSSIYFSGYVMKENGKLHNLLSHENVEYIPISHPSAMMQVMGSGENFKKSRRVLLILAESWGNSIDNDIVNAQIAPIKTNGYIENFSQGVVQASGTTAFGEFRELCGKIPSKLNLRNISTTDTDDCWPQKFGKAGYKTIAIHGASKNMYHRLDWYPVLGFSEIIFKENMHIATGSECYSFPGYCDSDIFDIVEEKISLKNNVFMYWLTLNTHMPYDRRDIKDYSEKICRDVYPNGFDERLCNYHNLQSQFFQKLSKYLSERKMTNLEVIIVGDHPPPLLIDSTSFNYFKKNEVPYIRFFVR; encoded by the coding sequence TTGGTCAACGCTGAGATAATGATTTCATTGCTCATATGCGCGTTGGGATTTTTTTGGACAGGAGGTTTTATCTTTGGAGTGGCGATCCTGTCGGAGGTGGCTCTCGGTCTGTCGTCTGTGTTGACGCTTTTTGATTATCACCAAATATGGGGCATACTCTCGCTACTATGGGAAGCCAGAACTGAGTTTGTCATTGGTTTTTTTTCATTTGTTTTTTTATCGATCCTTGCATATGTCTATTGGGGAACTAGACTGAAATGCATGGGGGGGCGATCCTTGTTGATGCTTCTCTTTCCGATTGTGACTCTTCAGGTGGTTTTTTCATTTCAAGCCGGCAACTTTCTGTACCCAGGTACGGAAAAACGAAGTGAATTGATTTTTGGGAGTTCTATTTATTTTTCTGGCTATGTAATGAAGGAGAATGGAAAATTACATAATCTCCTCAGTCACGAGAATGTGGAATATATTCCTATTAGTCATCCATCAGCAATGATGCAGGTAATGGGGTCGGGGGAGAACTTTAAAAAATCTCGTAGAGTATTGTTGATACTGGCGGAATCTTGGGGAAACTCGATTGATAATGACATTGTCAATGCGCAAATTGCACCCATCAAAACGAACGGGTATATAGAAAATTTCAGCCAAGGGGTGGTTCAAGCAAGTGGGACAACAGCCTTTGGTGAGTTTCGTGAATTATGTGGAAAAATACCGTCTAAACTAAATCTTAGAAATATATCAACGACGGATACGGATGATTGTTGGCCTCAAAAATTTGGTAAAGCGGGTTACAAAACAATTGCCATTCATGGTGCAAGCAAAAATATGTATCATCGCTTGGATTGGTATCCGGTGCTTGGATTCTCTGAAATTATTTTCAAAGAAAATATGCATATCGCTACGGGCAGTGAATGTTATTCATTCCCCGGTTATTGTGATAGCGATATATTCGATATCGTGGAAGAAAAAATTTCATTAAAGAATAATGTATTCATGTACTGGTTGACATTGAATACGCATATGCCGTATGACAGGCGAGATATTAAAGATTACAGTGAAAAAATCTGTCGCGATGTATATCCGAATGGATTTGATGAACGTTTATGTAACTACCATAATCTTCAAAGCCAATTCTTTCAAAAACTATCGAAATATTTGTCGGAAAGAAAAATGACGAATTTGGAGGTCATTATTGTTGGTGATCATCCTCCGCCACTGCTTATAGACTCCACTTCGTTTAATTATTTCAAAAAGAATGAAGTTCCTTACATTCGATTTTTTGTGAGATGA
- a CDS encoding phosphoethanolamine transferase, which produces MTRTNILFYRYRAWGVLVLILLAFNIPNIIPWERGAYPDTYIFDLQERLLKSILIGLAFLCLFRVPWKAWLVAWIVFLWWMPVSIGVRLINGSAIDAGLIGTGVASSLGELKNLLLTLNWLWFLSLLLWNLILFGLYKYLVRKHELVWPGRVRIVVFVLIVAIFFSFDFFKIENSPVNTNTVSQTDFFDAFVEADRNVLSDGDLPLAYPFELPISILQYFQARRIIGDIVVEMKNFPPSESIRLSTQSPQIVVLVIGESSSRDAWHLFNKNAPENTPQLELREKQKMLHLFTNVVAQSTATRQAVPSILTNQPLIWPDGRANRDATKSIISIASAAGFKTAWFSNQSAIGQFDGVIAAYASEADVKAFMNPSSFFQRGTYDEVLLNPVKRMLSTSAKAFIVVHTMGSHFNFEHRYPPDFERFKGGDKVEDSYLNSISYTDKFLDLLIDEVDSMKKSSVVIYTSDHGQGLPRGRCGKLEINRTTADAYQVPAVIWTSAEFSNGAPNALKAIVQNREGAYNNAAIYQTLKDIMLATPQENRVEQSFLSPSTDGGQRMAVAPGQKWVNIDEAIQRNFCSIASFK; this is translated from the coding sequence ATGACGAGGACTAATATTCTGTTCTATAGATACAGGGCATGGGGTGTACTTGTACTGATTCTCTTGGCTTTCAATATTCCCAATATTATTCCTTGGGAGCGTGGCGCATACCCGGATACTTACATTTTCGACTTGCAGGAGCGCTTGTTGAAAAGCATCTTGATTGGACTGGCATTTTTATGCCTTTTCCGAGTTCCTTGGAAGGCCTGGCTAGTTGCTTGGATTGTGTTTCTCTGGTGGATGCCAGTTTCAATTGGTGTCAGACTGATCAATGGATCAGCAATTGACGCGGGATTGATTGGTACGGGCGTTGCTTCCAGTTTGGGTGAACTGAAAAATCTTCTGTTGACACTGAACTGGCTCTGGTTTCTTTCTCTGCTGCTTTGGAATTTAATACTTTTTGGCTTGTATAAGTACTTGGTACGAAAGCATGAATTAGTTTGGCCCGGGCGCGTACGTATCGTGGTTTTTGTGTTGATCGTAGCGATTTTCTTTTCGTTTGATTTTTTTAAAATTGAAAATTCTCCTGTAAATACCAATACGGTTAGTCAGACAGATTTTTTTGATGCATTTGTGGAGGCCGATAGAAATGTATTGTCTGATGGGGATTTGCCTTTGGCTTATCCTTTTGAATTGCCTATATCCATCTTGCAATATTTTCAAGCTAGGCGAATTATTGGCGACATAGTAGTGGAAATGAAGAATTTTCCACCGTCCGAGAGTATTCGATTGTCGACGCAATCTCCACAAATCGTTGTCTTGGTGATTGGTGAATCTTCTTCGCGCGATGCTTGGCATTTGTTTAATAAGAATGCACCAGAAAACACACCTCAATTGGAGCTTCGTGAGAAGCAGAAAATGCTGCACCTATTTACAAATGTCGTTGCTCAGTCCACTGCAACAAGACAAGCAGTTCCATCTATTCTGACAAATCAGCCGCTGATTTGGCCAGATGGACGAGCGAATAGGGATGCGACCAAATCGATTATTTCAATTGCCTCGGCTGCTGGATTCAAAACTGCTTGGTTTTCCAATCAATCAGCAATAGGGCAATTTGATGGAGTCATCGCTGCATATGCGAGTGAGGCTGATGTCAAGGCGTTCATGAATCCTTCATCCTTTTTTCAGCGCGGAACATACGATGAAGTTTTGTTGAATCCCGTAAAGAGGATGCTTTCCACCTCGGCGAAAGCGTTCATTGTTGTACATACGATGGGTAGTCATTTCAATTTTGAGCATCGTTATCCTCCAGATTTTGAACGATTCAAAGGGGGTGACAAAGTTGAGGATTCATATTTGAATTCTATTTCCTATACGGATAAATTTCTTGATCTATTGATTGATGAAGTAGATTCCATGAAAAAGTCTTCTGTGGTGATTTACACATCTGACCATGGGCAGGGGTTGCCAAGGGGACGATGTGGAAAACTGGAGATTAATCGCACGACAGCCGATGCATATCAAGTTCCTGCAGTGATATGGACTAGTGCTGAGTTTTCAAATGGAGCACCAAATGCTCTGAAGGCCATTGTTCAAAATAGAGAGGGAGCCTACAATAACGCTGCCATCTATCAAACGCTGAAGGATATTATGCTGGCGACACCCCAGGAAAATCGTGTCGAACAAAGCTTCTTATCGCCTAGTACAGATGGGGGGCAAAGGATGGCTGTCGCCCCAGGGCAAAAATGGGTGAATATAGACGAGGCAATCCAAAGAAATTTTTGTTCTATTGCATCATTTAAATAA
- a CDS encoding MFS transporter, with translation MRFLISALLLMTFFASGCAALIYQLVWQRFLFSSIGVDIDSVTLIVSTFMLGIGVGGALGGWSADRWQKGRLQIYGLAELSLAIFGVFSPYIFSEIQNLTLLGSSYWLMCVISVAVILVPTIIMGMTLPILTMYFDEHLRNVGVSVGNLYFFNTLGAAFGAWISAWVLFEKYGLANSAKLASLINFSCFMIVLLLWIGVNTFTGKPKQVKASQ, from the coding sequence ATGAGATTTCTAATTTCAGCCTTGCTCTTGATGACTTTTTTTGCGTCAGGATGTGCGGCACTCATATATCAATTGGTTTGGCAGAGATTTCTATTTTCAAGTATTGGCGTGGATATAGACTCTGTGACTTTGATTGTCTCAACTTTCATGTTGGGCATTGGCGTTGGTGGGGCATTAGGTGGCTGGAGTGCCGATCGATGGCAGAAGGGGCGCTTGCAGATATACGGACTAGCAGAGCTTTCACTGGCCATTTTTGGTGTCTTTAGCCCTTATATTTTTTCTGAAATACAGAATCTGACACTTCTTGGGTCATCCTATTGGCTGATGTGTGTGATTTCAGTGGCTGTTATTTTGGTTCCAACCATAATTATGGGAATGACATTGCCAATACTGACCATGTATTTTGATGAACACTTGAGAAACGTGGGCGTTTCTGTTGGAAATCTCTATTTTTTCAATACATTGGGTGCCGCATTTGGTGCGTGGATTTCGGCATGGGTGTTGTTTGAAAAGTATGGATTGGCAAATAGTGCAAAACTAGCATCATTAATTAATTTTTCCTGCTTTATGATTGTTCTATTGTTGTGGATAGGAGTAAACACATTTACTGGAAAACCTAAACAAGTGAAAGCATCTCAATGA
- a CDS encoding IS5 family transposase — protein MTPRSALKFDLFAEASRKRKIDEVGDPLQVIAQHIDFTALARLVDGIIERSDGRKGGRPAYPTEVMVRVMVLKRLYNLSDEQMEYQLLDRMSYQRFCLLQDSMNVPDRNTIWRFGERLGVDGATALLHGVDEQLHRHGYIARGGQAIDATLVPAPRQRMNKGEREQLSNGQRPEWGDAKDRQKDIDATHTKKHGKRYFGYKLSVSVDHKHGFIRGVATGTASEHDGHHFDEVLDMKNTGKEVNADKAYPSAQRIKMLKVLGFKDGIQRKAKAKQPLSECQEQRNQRIAKRRARVEHVFAGIRHMGDKFVRTIGQTRATTVMTMMVACYNLKRLASFLENKVDPFFKTASSKRPVRLQTAKA, from the coding sequence ATCACCCCCCGCAGTGCCCTGAAGTTCGACCTGTTCGCCGAAGCCTCCCGCAAGCGCAAGATCGATGAAGTGGGCGATCCGCTGCAAGTCATTGCGCAGCACATCGACTTCACCGCGCTGGCCCGTCTGGTCGATGGAATCATCGAGCGCAGTGATGGGCGCAAGGGTGGTCGTCCGGCCTATCCCACTGAGGTCATGGTACGGGTGATGGTCCTGAAGAGGCTCTACAACCTCTCGGACGAGCAGATGGAATATCAACTGCTTGACCGCATGAGCTACCAGCGATTTTGTTTGCTGCAAGACTCGATGAACGTTCCGGACCGCAACACCATCTGGCGCTTTGGCGAGCGCCTGGGCGTGGATGGAGCCACGGCTTTGCTGCATGGCGTGGACGAGCAATTGCATCGTCATGGCTACATCGCGCGCGGTGGTCAGGCCATCGATGCGACCTTGGTGCCAGCACCGCGCCAACGCATGAACAAGGGCGAACGCGAGCAACTCTCCAACGGCCAAAGACCTGAATGGGGTGATGCCAAAGATCGGCAAAAAGACATCGATGCCACCCACACCAAGAAGCACGGCAAGCGCTACTTTGGCTACAAGCTGAGTGTGAGCGTCGATCACAAACACGGCTTCATCCGGGGCGTGGCCACGGGGACAGCGAGCGAGCACGACGGCCATCACTTCGATGAAGTGCTGGATATGAAGAACACCGGCAAAGAGGTCAATGCCGACAAGGCCTACCCGAGCGCTCAACGCATCAAGATGCTCAAGGTGTTGGGCTTCAAAGATGGCATCCAGCGCAAAGCCAAAGCGAAGCAGCCGCTCAGCGAATGTCAGGAGCAACGCAATCAACGCATTGCCAAGCGCCGTGCGCGTGTCGAGCACGTGTTTGCAGGCATCCGTCACATGGGCGACAAGTTCGTGCGCACGATTGGACAGACCAGAGCCACCACGGTCATGACGATGATGGTTGCGTGCTACAACTTGAAGCGCCTGGCGTCGTTCCTTGAAAACAAGGTCGATCCGTTCTTCAAAACAGCGAGCTCAAAGAGACCGGTGCGCCTGCAAACGGCGAAGGCCTGA
- the moaC gene encoding cyclic pyranopterin monophosphate synthase MoaC has product MTTDSPANNKPTDGQALTHFDAQGQAHMVDVGGKQSTHRVAVATGEIRMLPATLALIQSGTAKKGDVLGIARIAGIMAAKKTSDLIPLCHPLALTRVAVEFEIRETDSAVQCTATVETVGQTGVEMEALTAVQIALLTIYDMCKAVDRGMILTNMQIMEKHGGKSGDWNLIPPNDRA; this is encoded by the coding sequence ATGACCACCGATTCCCCAGCCAACAACAAGCCCACCGACGGGCAAGCACTCACCCACTTCGATGCCCAAGGCCAGGCACACATGGTCGATGTCGGAGGAAAACAATCCACTCACCGCGTAGCAGTAGCCACAGGCGAAATCCGCATGCTCCCCGCCACCCTGGCACTGATTCAATCGGGAACGGCCAAAAAAGGAGACGTACTCGGAATCGCCCGGATCGCGGGAATCATGGCAGCGAAGAAAACCAGTGACCTGATCCCACTCTGCCACCCGCTTGCACTGACACGGGTAGCAGTGGAGTTTGAGATTCGAGAAACGGATTCGGCCGTTCAATGCACTGCGACTGTAGAGACTGTCGGGCAGACGGGCGTGGAAATGGAAGCATTGACTGCTGTGCAGATTGCGCTGCTGACCATTTACGATATGTGCAAGGCGGTGGACCGGGGGATGATATTGACAAATATGCAAATCATGGAAAAGCATGGCGGCAAGTCTGGAGACTGGAATTTGATACCTCCCAACGACAGGGCCTAA